Proteins encoded in a region of the Thermoleophilia bacterium genome:
- the rplU gene encoding 50S ribosomal protein L21 has translation MTKSDIAYAIIRVGGQQFKVSTGDTIVVDRVDAEEGASVTYETLAVRTGTGDYEGAAQGTVTATVAGHLLGEKIKVFTYKPKSTFKKTKGHRSRLSKLKIDTIAIAESKEA, from the coding sequence CTACGCGATCATCCGCGTCGGCGGCCAGCAGTTCAAAGTGAGCACCGGCGACACTATCGTCGTCGACCGCGTCGACGCGGAAGAGGGTGCGAGCGTCACCTACGAGACCCTGGCGGTCCGTACGGGCACCGGCGACTACGAGGGCGCGGCCCAGGGCACGGTCACCGCGACCGTCGCCGGCCATCTCCTCGGCGAGAAGATCAAGGTCTTCACGTACAAGCCCAAGTCGACGTTCAAGAAGACCAAGGGTCATCGTAGTCGTCTCAGTAAGCTGAAGATCGATACGATCGCCATCGCCGAAAGCAAGGAGGCGTAA
- the rpmA gene encoding 50S ribosomal protein L27, whose product MAHKKGAGTSRNGRDSAAQRLGVKAFAGQVVPAGSIIVRQRGTRFRPGENAGMGTDHTIFAKVAGRIAFTEKAAGRFISVIPEA is encoded by the coding sequence GTGGCGCATAAGAAGGGAGCGGGTACCAGCCGCAACGGTCGCGACTCCGCCGCGCAGCGTCTCGGCGTTAAGGCGTTCGCCGGCCAGGTCGTCCCGGCTGGCTCCATTATCGTCCGTCAGCGTGGCACAAGGTTCCGTCCCGGCGAGAACGCTGGTATGGGCACCGATCACACCATCTTCGCCAAGGTCGCGGGGCGTATCGCGTTCACCGAGAAGGCGGCCGGACGCTTCATCTCCGTCATTCCCGAGGCATGA
- the obgE gene encoding GTPase ObgE codes for MLDRASICVRGGRGGNGSVSFRREKYVPKGGPDGGDGAPGGDVVVVATRQLHDLSHFRHKHHYRAAAGGHGRGANRRGADGPELLVEVPVGTEVRDAEGELLGDLVLEGQRLVVARGGEGGRGNVCFKSSTRQAPRFAEKGLDGEERWLTLTLKLLADVGLVGLPNAGKSSLLAALTRAHPKIAAYPFTTIEPNLGVIRLDDGDVVLADIPGLIEGASEGAGLGHRFLAHIERTAILVYVVDGSQEPPAWQRDLDVVRRELAAFRAELPLRPSLVVVNKSDLLDEAGREAAKAFVSGLGWATNGLVLSASTGDGCEELGSALTVMMGQVRVQEAAQAAASAAAQAAVLRPGEERLESFTVARAGDGFVVHGAQLERLFAKADLDNEDAVRYLQQIVERAGLNAALRRAGAQPGDTVVVGDQEFEFS; via the coding sequence GTGCTCGATCGGGCCAGCATCTGCGTGCGCGGTGGCCGTGGCGGCAACGGCAGCGTCAGCTTCCGGCGCGAGAAGTACGTACCTAAGGGCGGACCAGACGGTGGCGACGGCGCGCCCGGTGGTGACGTCGTCGTGGTGGCGACGCGACAGCTGCACGACCTCAGTCACTTTCGCCACAAGCACCACTATCGCGCTGCGGCGGGAGGTCACGGTCGCGGCGCCAACAGGCGCGGCGCCGATGGCCCGGAGCTGCTCGTCGAGGTCCCGGTAGGCACTGAGGTGCGCGACGCCGAGGGCGAGCTCCTCGGTGACCTCGTGCTCGAGGGCCAACGTCTGGTGGTGGCCCGCGGCGGCGAAGGCGGCCGCGGTAACGTCTGCTTCAAGAGCTCGACGCGTCAGGCGCCGAGGTTCGCCGAGAAAGGGCTGGACGGCGAGGAGCGCTGGCTGACGCTGACGCTCAAGCTCCTCGCCGACGTCGGTCTCGTTGGCTTGCCGAACGCGGGTAAGTCGTCGCTGCTGGCGGCGCTCACCCGGGCACATCCCAAGATCGCCGCTTATCCGTTTACCACCATCGAGCCCAATCTCGGCGTGATTCGCCTGGACGACGGTGACGTCGTGCTCGCCGACATCCCCGGGCTTATCGAAGGCGCCAGCGAGGGGGCCGGGCTAGGACACCGCTTTCTGGCGCACATCGAACGCACCGCCATCCTCGTCTACGTCGTCGACGGGAGTCAGGAACCGCCCGCATGGCAACGGGATCTCGATGTGGTGCGGCGTGAGTTGGCGGCGTTCCGTGCCGAACTGCCACTGCGGCCGTCGCTCGTGGTCGTCAACAAGAGCGATCTCCTCGACGAGGCCGGCCGTGAGGCTGCGAAGGCCTTTGTGAGCGGCCTCGGCTGGGCGACGAACGGGCTGGTGCTGTCGGCGTCCACCGGTGACGGCTGTGAAGAACTCGGCAGTGCACTGACCGTCATGATGGGTCAGGTACGGGTGCAGGAGGCGGCTCAGGCCGCTGCCTCAGCAGCCGCCCAGGCCGCCGTCCTTCGTCCCGGCGAGGAGCGTTTGGAGAGCTTCACCGTCGCTCGTGCGGGCGATGGGTTCGTCGTCCACGGTGCTCAGCTCGAACGTCTCTTCGCCAAGGCGGACCTCGACAATGAAGACGCGGTGCGTTATCTGCAACAGATCGTCGAGCGCGCCGGCCTCAACGCGGCGTTGCGTCGGGCCGGCGCGCAGCCGGGCGATACGGTCGTAGTGGGCGATCAGGAGTTCGAGTTCTCCTGA
- a CDS encoding HAMP domain-containing sensor histidine kinase has product MRVWLAAILFVVGAVLLVFLLAKLVGSSHRLRKGYDGDGPDRPTLRTTLFRTLLITLVALALGFQFLSDRNQRDSEWPVAQGMLAVDQARVSGATWIDDEAYAAIRDGLRRAAGWRSFQSSSSGGTLSLDLESSPSSRSDLSAADIATLRTQGWLVTRTEAFGGRNDVVAWRTSADEVTFYAFSVEHWYWVALGYLLMAAVTALILSPLAAVAAWYLNRRIVKPVQQVAQASVVLADGGTPMTIPTKAPRELSILARSFNEMATRLRRAQDAEREFLLSVSHELKTPLTAIEGYAELLADEAVEPKRAAEALSEESARLRHLVGDLLDLARIGRAEFATRDETVDLAETAREVARRCRHLAAERGVTLAVDAPETAPARGDAGRLLQVASNLVENALRVTPPNGRVVVSARPGLLEVADTGPGLAADDVAHAFERFYLHGKYGDPQIGSGLGLALVKELVETMGGSVKVTSKPGEGSEFSVRLRDAQEAATQENSNS; this is encoded by the coding sequence ATGCGAGTCTGGTTGGCAGCAATCCTCTTCGTTGTCGGAGCGGTCCTCCTCGTGTTCCTTCTCGCCAAGCTTGTCGGCTCTTCACACCGACTTCGCAAGGGCTACGACGGTGACGGCCCTGATCGCCCGACACTCAGAACGACGCTCTTTCGCACCCTCCTCATCACCCTGGTGGCGCTGGCACTCGGCTTCCAGTTCCTCTCCGATCGCAACCAACGCGACAGTGAGTGGCCCGTGGCGCAGGGCATGCTGGCGGTCGATCAGGCGCGAGTGAGTGGTGCTACCTGGATCGACGACGAGGCCTACGCGGCGATCCGCGACGGGCTGCGCCGGGCCGCCGGCTGGAGGAGCTTCCAGTCGTCCAGCAGCGGCGGGACGCTCAGCCTTGACCTGGAGAGCTCGCCGAGCTCCCGAAGCGATCTGTCGGCGGCCGACATCGCCACGCTACGAACACAAGGCTGGCTGGTGACGCGGACCGAGGCCTTCGGCGGGCGCAACGATGTCGTCGCCTGGCGCACCTCGGCCGACGAAGTGACCTTCTACGCCTTCAGCGTCGAGCATTGGTATTGGGTCGCCCTCGGCTACTTGCTCATGGCCGCCGTCACCGCCCTGATCCTCTCCCCCCTCGCCGCCGTCGCCGCCTGGTACCTCAACCGGCGCATCGTCAAGCCCGTACAGCAGGTCGCGCAGGCCAGCGTCGTGCTCGCCGACGGCGGGACACCGATGACCATCCCGACCAAGGCGCCACGCGAACTCTCCATCCTCGCCAGATCCTTCAACGAGATGGCGACAAGGCTGCGCCGCGCCCAAGACGCCGAACGTGAGTTCCTGCTCTCCGTGAGTCACGAACTGAAGACGCCGCTGACGGCGATAGAGGGCTACGCTGAGCTTCTGGCTGATGAGGCGGTTGAGCCGAAGCGGGCAGCCGAGGCGCTGAGCGAAGAGTCCGCGCGCCTGCGGCACCTCGTCGGCGATCTGCTTGACCTGGCACGCATCGGCCGTGCCGAGTTCGCGACGCGCGACGAGACGGTCGATCTCGCCGAGACGGCAAGGGAGGTCGCGCGGCGCTGCCGGCACCTCGCGGCCGAGCGCGGCGTCACGCTCGCCGTCGACGCACCAGAGACGGCCCCGGCACGCGGCGACGCCGGCCGCCTGCTGCAAGTCGCCTCGAACCTCGTGGAGAACGCCTTGCGCGTGACGCCGCCGAACGGGAGGGTTGTGGTCAGCGCTCGCCCTGGACTGCTTGAGGTTGCCGATACGGGGCCAGGGCTCGCCGCCGACGATGTCGCCCACGCCTTCGAGCGCTTCTACCTGCACGGCAAGTACGGCGACCCGCAGATCGGCAGCGGTCTCGGCCTGGCGCTCGTCAAAGAACTCGTGGAGACGATGGGCGGCAGCGTGAAGGTGACGAGCAAACCCGGCGAGGGCAGCGAGTTCAGCGTGCGTCTGCGCGACGCTCAAGAGGCCGCGACTCAGGAGAACTCGAACTCCTGA
- a CDS encoding response regulator transcription factor, translated as MATVLVIEDERRIAEVIRIALERDGHRVVGVRTGEDGLAELTRHPIKLVILDIGLPGMDGLEVCARIRRTSSLPVIMVTARDEEADRVSGLELGADDYVAKPFSPRELAARVKAVLRRTTAPPPTTSELRSGDVVLSRDRHDVTVAGTSVALTATEFELLAYLMENAGLLASRETLLDRVWGLEFPGGTRTVDQHVAQVRAKLARPALIETVRGAGYRIGKE; from the coding sequence ATGGCAACAGTGCTCGTCATCGAGGACGAACGGCGCATCGCCGAGGTCATCCGCATCGCTCTGGAACGCGACGGGCATCGAGTTGTCGGCGTGCGCACCGGCGAAGACGGCCTTGCCGAGCTCACGCGGCACCCGATCAAACTCGTGATCCTCGACATCGGCCTGCCGGGCATGGACGGCCTCGAAGTGTGCGCCCGCATCCGCCGCACCTCTTCTCTCCCGGTCATCATGGTGACGGCGCGCGACGAGGAGGCAGACCGCGTCAGCGGCCTGGAGCTGGGCGCCGACGACTATGTCGCCAAGCCGTTCAGTCCGCGGGAGTTGGCGGCGCGCGTGAAGGCGGTGCTGCGCCGTACCACCGCCCCACCGCCCACGACCTCCGAACTGCGCAGCGGTGACGTCGTGCTAAGCCGCGATCGACACGATGTCACGGTCGCCGGTACCTCGGTTGCCCTCACGGCGACCGAGTTCGAGCTCCTCGCCTATCTGATGGAGAACGCCGGCCTACTGGCGAGCCGGGAGACGCTGCTCGATCGCGTCTGGGGACTCGAGTTCCCCGGCGGTACACGCACCGTCGACCAGCACGTCGCCCAAGTCCGCGCCAAGCTCGCGCGCCCCGCGCTCATCGAGACCGTGCGCGGCGCCGGCTATCGCATCGGGAAGGAGTGA
- the proB gene encoding glutamate 5-kinase, producing MKTIVVKVGSSTVADDNLRIRRRLLSGLAADVSDLVHGGDRVVLVSSGAIACGQHVLGVSERPREIPALQAASAVGQGRLFAHYERLFADHELTAAQILLTSEDFSRRSSYINARNTLRRLLTWGVVPIVNENDTTATDEIRFGDNDVLAALVAMMLRADTLLLLTDQDGLYTSDPRVDKEARLVECIERAEDLVAFQVSEATRRGAGGMRGKVAAALMAAAANVRTVISNGSRPGVIGDVARGECLGTTVVARSSGASAFKLWLRYAKPVRGKLGIDAGAARALSRGGGSLLPVGITAVQGGFVAGDAVAIVGDDGREVARGITTMSARDVRRVCGMRSDEVRALNPLLGDEVVHRDSLVLVDEEGV from the coding sequence GTGAAGACCATCGTCGTTAAAGTCGGCTCCAGCACCGTCGCCGACGACAATCTCCGCATCCGTCGCCGCCTCCTCTCTGGCTTGGCCGCCGACGTGTCCGACTTGGTGCATGGGGGCGATCGCGTGGTGCTCGTCTCGAGCGGAGCGATCGCCTGTGGGCAGCACGTTCTGGGAGTCAGCGAACGTCCGCGAGAGATCCCGGCGCTGCAGGCGGCCTCGGCCGTGGGGCAGGGCCGCCTCTTCGCCCACTACGAACGGCTCTTCGCCGATCACGAGCTCACCGCCGCGCAGATTCTTCTGACGAGCGAGGACTTCTCTCGTCGCTCGAGCTATATCAACGCTCGCAATACGCTGCGTCGCTTGCTCACGTGGGGCGTGGTGCCGATTGTGAACGAGAACGACACCACGGCGACCGATGAGATTCGCTTCGGCGACAACGACGTCCTCGCCGCGCTCGTGGCGATGATGCTGCGCGCGGACACTCTGCTCTTGCTCACCGATCAGGATGGCCTGTACACGAGCGACCCTCGCGTCGACAAGGAGGCGCGACTGGTGGAGTGCATCGAGCGCGCGGAGGATCTGGTCGCCTTCCAAGTCAGCGAGGCGACGCGCCGTGGCGCTGGAGGGATGCGCGGCAAGGTCGCCGCCGCGCTCATGGCTGCCGCGGCCAACGTGCGTACGGTGATCTCGAACGGCTCGCGTCCTGGGGTCATCGGCGATGTGGCGCGCGGCGAGTGCCTGGGCACGACGGTGGTCGCGCGCTCGTCCGGAGCCTCCGCATTCAAGCTGTGGCTGCGCTACGCGAAGCCTGTGCGTGGTAAGCTTGGCATCGATGCCGGTGCGGCGCGTGCGCTCTCCCGGGGTGGGGGGAGTCTGTTGCCCGTAGGTATCACGGCTGTCCAAGGGGGGTTCGTGGCCGGCGATGCCGTCGCGATCGTCGGCGACGACGGCAGAGAAGTCGCCCGCGGCATCACGACCATGAGTGCACGTGATGTGCGCCGCGTTTGTGGCATGCGCAGCGATGAGGTCCGTGCGCTCAATCCCCTTCTCGGCGACGAAGTCGTACACAGAGACAGCCTGGTGCTCGTCGACGAGGAGGGCGTGTGA
- a CDS encoding glutamate-5-semialdehyde dehydrogenase has protein sequence MNVEQICVAARDASHVLATLSRARKDAALTEIADAITRRSAEILTENREDVRLGREARLPDAMIDRLLLDEDRLADVAASVRELVALPDPVGQIIEGWRLSNGIELRRVRVPLGVVAVVYEARPNVTVDAACLCLKTGNAVILRGGSAAKHTNRILAEVVQGAIIEAGLPREVVSYLTPDRRELQELLQQRDYVDLIIPRGGEQLKDFLLEHSRVPVVYAAGGNCHVYVDAAADLEKAVRIIVNAKCQRPGVCNAAETLLVHEAVAAEFLPRALDELKRRGVELIVDEATAAIVDDPEFKRATVADYETEFLALKLAVRVVASLDDAIAHITRYGTRHSEAIVTNDVGTANRFTAEVDAACVYVNASTRFTDGGQFGLGAEMGISTQKLHVRGPIALDELTCVKYVLWGDGQVRG, from the coding sequence GTGAACGTCGAACAGATCTGTGTTGCGGCGCGGGACGCGTCGCATGTGCTGGCCACGCTGTCGCGTGCTCGCAAGGACGCAGCGCTGACCGAGATCGCCGACGCGATCACGAGACGTTCTGCCGAGATTCTCACCGAGAATCGCGAAGATGTTCGTCTCGGACGCGAGGCACGGCTGCCCGACGCGATGATCGATCGCCTTCTTCTGGATGAAGACAGACTGGCCGATGTTGCCGCGAGCGTGCGCGAGTTGGTTGCTCTTCCCGATCCGGTGGGTCAGATCATCGAAGGGTGGCGGCTGTCGAACGGCATCGAGTTGCGCCGCGTGCGCGTGCCGTTGGGCGTCGTCGCGGTCGTCTATGAGGCGCGGCCAAACGTCACCGTCGATGCCGCCTGTCTCTGCCTGAAGACCGGCAATGCGGTCATCTTGCGTGGAGGATCGGCCGCCAAGCACACCAATCGAATCCTCGCCGAGGTAGTGCAGGGGGCGATCATCGAGGCTGGGCTTCCGCGTGAGGTCGTCTCGTATCTCACGCCGGACCGGCGCGAGCTCCAGGAGTTGCTGCAGCAGCGTGACTATGTCGATCTCATCATTCCGCGCGGCGGTGAGCAGCTCAAGGACTTCCTGCTCGAGCACAGCCGCGTGCCCGTCGTGTACGCGGCCGGCGGCAACTGCCACGTGTACGTCGACGCAGCCGCGGACCTTGAGAAGGCCGTGCGCATCATCGTCAATGCGAAGTGCCAACGGCCGGGAGTCTGCAACGCCGCCGAGACGCTGTTGGTGCACGAGGCGGTGGCGGCCGAGTTCCTGCCGCGTGCTCTGGACGAGCTCAAGCGTCGCGGTGTCGAGCTGATCGTCGACGAAGCCACGGCGGCCATCGTCGACGATCCGGAGTTCAAGCGGGCCACTGTCGCCGACTACGAGACCGAGTTCCTGGCATTGAAGCTCGCGGTGCGTGTTGTCGCTTCTCTCGACGACGCGATTGCTCACATCACACGCTACGGCACACGCCACTCGGAGGCGATCGTCACCAACGATGTCGGCACTGCCAACCGATTCACCGCCGAGGTCGATGCCGCCTGCGTCTATGTGAACGCCTCGACACGCTTCACCGATGGTGGCCAGTTCGGTCTCGGTGCCGAGATGGGAATCTCGACGCAGAAGCTTCACGTCCGCGGGCCCATCGCGCTCGACGAGCTCACCTGCGTCAAGTACGTGCTGTGGGGCGATGGGCAGGTGCGGGGCTAG
- the nadD gene encoding nicotinate-nucleotide adenylyltransferase yields the protein MACPRLGVLGGSFDPPHLGHLVIASEAHARLGLERVLFAPAAAPPHKDRCEQSSPATRMAMTRLAIADDDRFALCDVELELGLAYTRDVLAELAFRHPEHELVFIMGSDSLLQFDSWRDPRGILALCRLAVATRPGDDATAIAAAVARWGGAAIDLIAAPLIGISSTEVRARVAAGLPIRYLVRPAVEELIRARGLYRA from the coding sequence GTGGCGTGTCCGCGTCTAGGGGTGCTCGGCGGGAGCTTCGATCCGCCGCACCTCGGGCACTTGGTCATCGCTTCCGAGGCGCATGCTCGTCTCGGGCTCGAGCGCGTGCTCTTCGCGCCGGCGGCGGCGCCGCCACACAAAGATCGTTGCGAGCAGTCGTCACCCGCGACGCGGATGGCGATGACGCGGCTCGCGATTGCCGACGACGATCGTTTCGCGCTCTGTGACGTGGAGCTCGAGCTCGGGCTCGCCTATACCCGTGATGTCCTGGCCGAGTTGGCGTTCCGCCATCCCGAGCACGAACTCGTCTTCATCATGGGCTCTGACTCCCTGCTCCAGTTCGATTCGTGGCGCGATCCGCGCGGCATTCTCGCGCTCTGCCGTCTTGCGGTGGCGACGCGACCAGGGGATGACGCCACGGCGATCGCCGCCGCTGTTGCGCGTTGGGGAGGCGCCGCCATCGATCTCATCGCGGCGCCACTCATCGGCATCTCATCCACGGAGGTGCGCGCTCGGGTCGCTGCAGGTCTCCCGATTCGCTATCTTGTGCGACCTGCCGTCGAAGAGCTCATTCGCGCGCGAGGGCTGTATCGCGCATGA
- the yqeK gene encoding bis(5'-nucleosyl)-tetraphosphatase (symmetrical) YqeK produces MIDRIAAEELIGQRLSPRRREHSRRVADTAAALARDWGASPAAAYLAGVLHDLWREASATEILEAAVRYGIPVGPIEARRPVGLLHGPVAAAELRGAGLDDEVASAIALHTVGGRGMNVLEKCVYLADLCEPGRTFDGLDEIRALAGVSLDAAVAAAARLTILMLLERGRPVVPAAVELYNEHYVDS; encoded by the coding sequence ATGATCGATCGCATCGCCGCTGAGGAGCTGATAGGGCAACGCCTGTCGCCGCGTCGTCGCGAGCATTCACGCCGTGTGGCGGACACGGCGGCGGCGCTCGCGCGCGACTGGGGCGCGTCGCCGGCCGCCGCGTACCTCGCCGGCGTCCTTCACGATCTCTGGCGCGAGGCGTCGGCCACGGAGATCCTCGAGGCCGCGGTGCGTTACGGAATTCCGGTGGGGCCGATCGAGGCGCGGCGCCCCGTGGGCCTCCTCCATGGTCCTGTCGCAGCCGCAGAGCTCCGTGGCGCCGGTCTCGATGATGAGGTCGCCTCCGCCATCGCGCTGCACACTGTCGGCGGCAGAGGCATGAATGTGCTTGAGAAGTGCGTGTATCTCGCCGATCTTTGTGAACCAGGACGCACGTTCGATGGCCTCGACGAGATACGCGCTCTCGCGGGTGTTTCGCTGGATGCCGCCGTCGCGGCGGCGGCTCGCCTGACCATCCTCATGCTGCTTGAGCGCGGCCGTCCAGTTGTGCCTGCAGCCGTGGAGCTATACAACGAGCATTATGTCGACTCCTGA
- a CDS encoding LytR C-terminal domain-containing protein — MSTPDDPKAWHDDARPDGGAGDDASQIDDLLDDVLREADLPPVAEDDEDRDDESPSVDVAAGDVSRRRRVPNLKAPPGMRSDRLRRRKRSTTERRQVYILYVLAAAVAFAAVLGAWWLGSRLFHDSEIERAAGHLTLLTLTESDKPVAAALMVKSSTSGQYTLYVIPRELLLQGPNGEYIFAEDSMATGNIQEDVERAIGVPVDGAYSLALDSLQKLAATDVLQVNLIRPVTVIRNGTQRTYDDRMVIVADEIPELFETSGSGGYDSTTIQEGLWGAVAAAAAARPAEERALDITALSSAAQGSTDRWYLTDALTGLTAGEATVVRFPSRSRVAEGQFAFLPDAEGVMADIRRQGTVFSSQFNVIVRNGTGEVGIGEAVVERLASLNVNLPAPTNADRFDYKKTRIMAGSGALTVAEDVRAILRRGAVLNGADVPANTVIVVVGGDLSLDDLQSEDDQ; from the coding sequence ATGTCGACTCCTGACGATCCCAAAGCTTGGCACGATGATGCCCGGCCCGACGGTGGCGCCGGCGACGATGCGTCGCAAATCGACGATCTGCTCGACGATGTACTGCGGGAAGCCGATTTGCCGCCCGTGGCGGAAGACGATGAGGATCGCGATGACGAGTCTCCGTCTGTTGACGTCGCAGCCGGCGACGTGTCGCGGCGGCGACGGGTGCCGAACCTAAAGGCGCCACCTGGCATGCGCAGCGATCGACTTCGGCGTCGCAAGCGGAGCACGACAGAACGCCGCCAGGTCTACATACTCTACGTGCTGGCGGCGGCAGTCGCCTTCGCCGCCGTGCTCGGCGCGTGGTGGCTGGGCTCCCGCCTATTCCACGACAGCGAGATAGAACGTGCTGCCGGCCACCTCACGCTTCTCACTCTTACGGAATCCGACAAGCCCGTCGCGGCGGCGCTCATGGTCAAGAGCTCGACGTCGGGTCAGTACACGCTCTACGTCATCCCGCGTGAGCTGCTCCTGCAAGGACCGAACGGCGAGTACATCTTCGCCGAGGACTCCATGGCAACGGGAAACATACAGGAAGACGTCGAACGAGCCATCGGCGTGCCGGTGGACGGCGCCTACTCGCTGGCGCTTGACTCACTGCAGAAGTTGGCGGCCACGGACGTGTTGCAGGTCAATCTCATACGGCCCGTGACGGTGATCCGTAACGGTACGCAACGGACGTACGACGATCGCATGGTGATCGTCGCCGACGAGATCCCCGAGCTCTTTGAGACGTCAGGGAGCGGCGGCTACGACAGCACCACCATTCAAGAGGGCCTCTGGGGTGCAGTTGCGGCCGCTGCGGCGGCTCGTCCGGCTGAGGAACGCGCTCTCGACATCACGGCTCTCAGCAGCGCAGCTCAGGGGTCTACCGATCGTTGGTACCTCACCGACGCGCTTACTGGCCTCACGGCTGGTGAGGCAACGGTCGTGCGCTTCCCCTCGCGCTCGCGTGTTGCCGAGGGTCAGTTCGCGTTTCTCCCGGACGCCGAGGGCGTCATGGCCGACATTCGCCGTCAGGGCACCGTCTTCAGCTCGCAGTTCAACGTGATTGTACGCAACGGCACCGGAGAAGTCGGGATCGGTGAGGCGGTTGTCGAGCGTCTGGCGTCCCTGAACGTGAACCTTCCGGCGCCCACAAACGCCGATCGGTTCGACTACAAGAAGACACGGATCATGGCCGGCAGTGGGGCACTCACGGTGGCCGAGGACGTCCGTGCTATACTGCGGCGCGGCGCCGTGTTGAATGGCGCCGACGTGCCGGCGAACACCGTGATTGTGGTGGTCGGCGGCGACCTCAGTCTCGACGATCTCCAATCAGAGGACGACCAGTAG
- the rsfS gene encoding ribosome silencing factor, producing MKKGRELAAAVAALAANKKADDIVVLDMSHAVNYTDFFVIVSGANPRQTRAIAEEIVVKLRPQHRPTRVAGEREGEWILLDYLDVVVHVFTPAARDFYRLETLWGDVPRVEVAIPV from the coding sequence ATCAAGAAAGGCCGCGAACTCGCAGCTGCCGTCGCGGCGCTTGCTGCCAACAAGAAGGCGGACGATATCGTCGTGCTCGACATGAGTCACGCGGTCAACTACACCGACTTCTTCGTGATCGTCAGCGGCGCGAATCCGCGACAGACGCGCGCCATCGCCGAGGAGATCGTGGTCAAGCTCAGGCCTCAGCATCGGCCGACGCGGGTGGCCGGCGAGCGCGAGGGTGAATGGATCCTTCTCGACTACCTCGACGTCGTCGTGCATGTGTTCACGCCGGCGGCGCGCGACTTCTACCGGTTGGAGACGCTCTGGGGTGACGTGCCTCGCGTCGAGGTCGCAATTCCCGTTTGA
- the dinB gene encoding DNA polymerase IV, whose translation MFATDRSILHLDMDAFFASVEQARRPELRGLPVIVGGERGARGVVSASSYEARAFGVHSAMPMVQADRLCPHGVFLPVDMKAYLAVHDAIVELLGMYTDLVEVASIDEAYLDVTGSRRLFGPPRTIALRIQEQIYDAHGLTCSIGLGPTKLLAKLAAGLNKPAGVGELTAADVHGRLRDLPVGEVCGIGPVTQERLAALGLTTVGMLQDMPFPLLAAAFGSGAHGLRQLALGRGFSPVRSQRPLPKSVSHETTFRDDVNDLELLRATLLSLTERVAADLRRKRLAARTVALKVRFSTFHTVGRRRTLLRSTAAPRSLHETAMVLLDELNIGAHRVRLVGISVGNLSHDAFQLTLDDSWREAALNEAVDQVRSRYGFKALALAGGALARDRLRQTDAAAAAELGVEPLC comes from the coding sequence ATGTTCGCTACAGATCGATCCATCTTGCATCTCGATATGGACGCCTTCTTTGCCTCGGTCGAACAGGCGCGGCGTCCCGAGCTGCGCGGCTTGCCGGTTATCGTCGGGGGTGAGCGTGGAGCTCGGGGGGTGGTATCGGCGTCTTCGTACGAAGCGCGTGCCTTCGGTGTGCACAGTGCCATGCCGATGGTTCAAGCCGATCGTCTCTGCCCGCACGGGGTGTTTCTGCCGGTCGACATGAAGGCGTACCTCGCTGTGCACGACGCCATCGTCGAGCTTCTGGGTATGTACACCGATCTCGTCGAGGTCGCCTCTATCGACGAGGCGTACCTCGACGTCACCGGCAGCCGGCGGTTGTTCGGACCACCGCGTACCATCGCCTTGCGCATTCAAGAGCAGATCTACGACGCCCATGGCCTCACTTGTTCCATCGGCTTAGGACCCACCAAGCTCTTGGCGAAGCTCGCCGCCGGCCTCAACAAGCCGGCTGGTGTCGGCGAGCTCACGGCAGCCGACGTCCACGGCCGCTTGCGCGATCTGCCGGTGGGTGAAGTCTGTGGCATTGGCCCCGTCACCCAAGAACGTCTTGCGGCGCTCGGTCTCACCACCGTCGGCATGCTGCAAGATATGCCGTTCCCGCTTCTCGCTGCCGCCTTCGGGAGCGGCGCTCACGGTCTGCGTCAGCTTGCCTTGGGGCGGGGGTTCTCGCCGGTGCGTAGCCAGCGGCCGTTGCCCAAGTCGGTGAGCCACGAGACAACCTTTCGCGACGACGTCAACGACCTTGAGCTTCTGCGCGCGACGCTTCTCTCGCTCACCGAGCGTGTCGCCGCCGACCTTCGGCGCAAACGGCTGGCAGCGCGCACGGTCGCGCTGAAAGTCCGCTTCAGCACCTTTCATACCGTGGGACGCCGCCGAACCTTGTTGCGTTCAACGGCGGCGCCCCGATCGTTACATGAGACCGCCATGGTTCTGCTCGACGAGCTCAATATCGGGGCTCATCGGGTGCGTCTTGTCGGCATCAGCGTCGGTAATCTTTCGCACGACGCATTCCAGCTCACGCTCGACGACAGCTGGCGCGAGGCGGCTCTTAATGAGGCCGTGGACCAAGTGCGTTCGCGGTACGGATTCAAAGCGCTTGCTCTTGCCGGGGGGGCGCTGGCACGCGATCGCCTCCGGCAGACAGACGCCGCCGCTGCTGCGGAGTTAGGCGTGGAGCCCCTGTGCTAA